A genomic window from Plasmodium chabaudi chabaudi strain AS genome assembly, chromosome: 8 includes:
- a CDS encoding GINS complex subunit Psf3, putative: MNEDVLKNIKINNNFLEFEEIIKDINTPFSFIDLVEIPCVPLVDIYGLSLLSNEAYLEYKNGLREDKLKVDDEIVLSLFFAVKLYKKNIIKIKFPSYYDIIETLKFDPVSVTIGLFNQFYFETAYELCNLLPTNEWPSTNFYDILRKAEKTRIHFLINNKKKLNSYFLEGLTNKEKKIYKYFIEGTSKERERMNKETTLFYFYEKEK; encoded by the coding sequence ATGAATGAAGACGTactgaaaaatataaaaatcaataataattttttagagtttgaagaaataataaaagacaTAAATACCCCTTTTAGTTTTATTGATTTGGTTGAAATTCCATGTGTCCCTTTAGTGGATATATATGGATTATCATTACTTAGTAATGAAGCATAtttagaatataaaaatggattaCGAGAggataaattaaaagtaGACGATGAAATAGtgttatcattattttttgctgtaaaattatataaaaaaaatattataaaaattaagttTCCTTCTTACTATGATATAATCGAAACTTTAAAATTTGATCCGGTTTCAGTAACAATTGGTTTGTTTaaccaattttattttgaaacaGCATATGAACTATGTAATTTATTACCTACTAATGAATGGCCATCAACTAATTTTTACGATATATTAAGAAAAGCAGAAAAAACAAGAATacactttttaataaataataaaaaaaaattaaattccTATTTCTTAGAAGGACTTACaaacaaagaaaaaaaaatttataaatattttattgaagGTACTTCAAAAGAAAGGGAAAGAATGAATAAAGAAACAacacttttttatttttatgagaaagaaaaatga
- a CDS encoding apicomplexan amino acid transporter ApiAT2, putative yields MTTKGNEEISEMKYANGETNDLRINRWAVLVLYSIVASIGTFVHGGFSGWQPIIYKSGAFSELCKPGDVIEKFRVDEFNIYDTCGNRDAAVNNLFTLSFFVHFFLSSISGYVLDTFGERVCFLWGQTILALGFILLSIIKHSYAWYVFFICLGVSADLSFIPLLKLSKYFHKQESLIFGILGSARSTGFAIGSFLKIAFFNIFNFQDNEFYILCIFYLLTCSLFSFMVGLFIVPKKNIKISQMGSEIATGSSHTDKKAKADMINDIDKIEMGHKNNTNLNNTNNGSLIEKIKSLWRHDKKWEYLITTFICSTSMIKFDYFMKTNRSIFIWNNNDLTTIFSIATIFSFIPTPLFGYLAGKFGSVYSIITNNVFGSLAYLLILFDSVYCRMAAIFLFFLYISFLFSCFYCYVDEKYSKEHFGKLCGIMFAVSALFLFLNFYLTYLTNVVYINMGERKYFPVAYGLNVLGVIALLLCVYLKVAEKREKKALNGA; encoded by the coding sequence atgaCAACTAAAGGGAATGAAGAAATTTCAGAAATGAAATATGCAAATGGCGAAACGAACGATTTAAGAATTAATAGATGGGCTGTATTAGTATTATATTCCATTGTTGCTTCAATAGGTACTTTTGTACATGGAGGATTTAGTGGATGGCAACCAATTATATACAAGAGTGGAGCATTTAGTGAACTATGTAAACCTGGTGATGTTATAGAAAAATTTCGAGTAGatgaatttaatatttatgataCATGTGGTAATCGAGATGCAGCTGTGAATAATTTATTCAcgttatcattttttgttcatttttttttatcatcaatTAGTGGATATGTATTAGATACATTTGGAGAAAGAGTATGTTTTTTATGGGGACAAACAATATTAGCATTaggatttattttattaagtaTAATTAAACATTCCTATGCATGGTATGTCTTTTTCATATGTTTAGGTGTATCAGCtgatttatcatttatcccattattaaaattatcgAAATATTTTCACAAACAAGaatcattaatatttgGAATATTGGGATCAGCTAGATCAACTGGATTTGCAATTggatcatttttaaaaatcgcattttttaatatcttcAATTTTCAAGACAAcgaattttatattttatgtatattttatttacttaCTTGtagtttattttcttttatggtcggtttatttattgtaccaaaaaagaatattaaaatttcaCAAATGGGAAGTGAAATAGCTACTGGATCATCACATACAGATAAAAAAGCAAAAGCAGATATGATAAATGATATagataaaattgaaatgggacataaaaataatactaatttaaataatacaaataatggtagcttaattgaaaaaattaaaagtttGTGGAGacatgataaaaaatgggaatatttaataacaaCATTTATTTGCAGTACTAGTATGATTaaatttgattattttatgaaaacaaatagatcaatatttatatggaaTAACAACGATTTAACaacaatattttctatagccactattttttcatttataccTACACCATTATTTGGATACTTAGCTGGAAAATTTGGATCAGTATATAGTATTATAACAAATAATGTATTTGGATCATTagcttatttattaatattatttgattcAGTATATTGCAGAATGGcagctatatttttattctttttatatatatcatttttattttcatgcTTTTATTGCTATGttgatgaaaaatattcgaAGGAGCATTTTGGAAAATTATGTGGAATTATGTTTGCAGTCAGTgcactatttttatttttgaatttttatttgacaTATTTAACAAATGTTGTATATATCAATATGGGAGAAAGAAAATACTTCCCTGTTGCTTATGGCTTAAACGTCCTTGGAGTTATTGCTTTGTTACtatgtgtatatttaaaagttGCAGAAAAACGAGAAAAAAAGGCATTAAATGGAGCTTAA
- a CDS encoding transcription elongation factor 1, putative — translation MARSKVKKVKPRKKKPLKLDKQFNCPFCSYKKSVDIKMYRSKGIGELNCLKCGVKYVSQITNLDECIDVYSEWVDKCLDANKKGCAELFYNDDIGLLNNYEE, via the exons atggcTCGAAGTaaagttaaaaaagtaaagccacgaaaaaaaaaaccatTAAAACTTGACAAACAGTTTAACTGCCCTTTTTgcagttataaaaaatcagtagatattaaaat GTATAGATCTAAAGGAATAGGAGAACTGAATTGTTTGAAATGTGGAGTAAAATATGTTAGTCAAATTACAAATTTAGATGAATGTATTGATGTATATAGTGAATGGGTAGATAAATGTTTAGACGCAAACAAAAAAGGATGTGCTgaacttttttataatgacGATATAGGcctattaaataattatgaggaataa